The following coding sequences lie in one Klebsiella huaxiensis genomic window:
- a CDS encoding VOC family protein: MLGLKRVHHIAIIATDYAKSKAFYCDILGFTLQGEFYREERDSWKGDLALNGEYVIELFSFPFPPSRPSRPEACGLRHLAFSVDDIDAAVAHLEAHGVACEGVRIDPFTDKRFTFFNDPDGLPLEIYQQ, encoded by the coding sequence ATGCTGGGTTTAAAACGGGTTCACCATATCGCCATCATTGCGACGGATTATGCGAAGAGTAAAGCTTTCTACTGCGACATTTTGGGATTTACTCTCCAGGGGGAGTTTTATCGTGAAGAGCGCGATTCGTGGAAGGGTGATCTGGCGTTAAATGGCGAATATGTCATTGAACTGTTTTCTTTCCCGTTTCCTCCTTCGCGCCCAAGCCGTCCTGAAGCCTGCGGATTACGTCATCTGGCGTTTAGCGTTGATGATATTGATGCCGCCGTTGCCCATCTTGAGGCGCACGGTGTTGCTTGTGAAGGCGTACGTATCGATCCGTTCACCGATAAGCGCTTCACCTTTTTCAATGATCCCGATGGCTTGCCGCTGGAAATCTATCAACAGTAA
- a CDS encoding lysine decarboxylase LdcC has protein sequence MNIIAIMGPHGVYHKDEPIKELEAALQRQGFQTIWPQNSADLLQFIEHNPRICGVIFDWDEYNVDLCSEINQLNEYLPLYAFINAHSTMDVSGQDLRMTLWFFEYALGLEEEIATRIGQYTREYLDNITPPFTKALFNYVQEGKYTFCTPGHMGGSAYQKSPVGCLFYDFFGGNTLKADVSISVTELGSLLDHSGPHLEAEEYIARAFGAEQSYMVTNGTSTSNKIVGMYSAPAGSTLLIDRNCHKSLAHLLMMSDVVPLWLKPTRNALGILGGIPKREFTRDVIQQKVNAAGGAGWPVHAVITNSTYDGLLYNTTWIKETLDVPSIHFDSAWVPYTHFHSIYQGKSGMSGDRIAGKVIFETQSTHKMLAALSQASLIHIKGSYDEDTFNEAFMMHTSTSPSYPIVASIETAAAMLRGNSGKRLIQRSIERALDFRKEVQRLREESDGWFFDIWQPEEVGEAQCWPVAPGEQWHGFHDADDDHMFLDPVKVTILTPGMDEQGNMDNEGIPASLVAKFLDERGVVVEKTGPYNLLFLFSIGIDKTRAMGLLRGLTEFKRSYDLNLRVKNMLPDLYAEDPDFYRNMRIQELAQGIHRLIRQHQLSQLMLRAFDVLPEMKMTPYRAWQRQIKGEVETIELENLIGRISATMILPYPPGVPLLMPGEMITEESRAVLDFLLMLCSIGRHYPGFETDIHGAKRDEDGVYWVRVLKND, from the coding sequence GTGAATATCATCGCCATCATGGGCCCCCATGGCGTCTATCACAAAGACGAACCGATCAAAGAACTGGAAGCCGCCCTCCAACGGCAAGGCTTCCAGACCATCTGGCCGCAAAACAGCGCCGACCTGTTGCAGTTTATCGAACATAATCCGCGGATCTGTGGGGTTATCTTTGACTGGGATGAGTACAACGTTGATTTGTGCAGCGAGATTAACCAGCTGAATGAATACCTGCCGCTATACGCCTTTATCAACGCGCATTCGACGATGGATGTCAGCGGTCAGGATTTGCGTATGACGTTGTGGTTTTTCGAATATGCGCTTGGGCTGGAGGAAGAGATCGCGACCCGAATTGGCCAGTACACTCGCGAATACCTCGACAACATCACGCCACCGTTTACTAAAGCATTATTCAACTATGTGCAAGAGGGAAAATATACCTTCTGCACCCCTGGGCATATGGGCGGCTCTGCCTATCAAAAAAGCCCGGTAGGTTGCCTGTTTTATGATTTCTTCGGCGGTAATACCTTAAAGGCCGATGTTTCTATTTCGGTGACGGAGTTGGGGTCGCTGCTCGACCATAGCGGCCCACATCTGGAGGCTGAAGAGTATATTGCGCGTGCTTTCGGCGCGGAACAAAGCTATATGGTGACCAACGGGACTTCAACGTCGAACAAAATTGTCGGCATGTATTCTGCTCCGGCGGGAAGTACCCTTCTTATCGATCGCAACTGCCATAAATCGCTGGCGCATTTACTGATGATGAGTGACGTTGTGCCGTTATGGTTAAAACCGACACGCAATGCGCTGGGGATCCTCGGCGGTATTCCGAAGCGCGAGTTTACCCGCGATGTGATACAGCAAAAGGTAAATGCTGCGGGTGGTGCTGGATGGCCTGTACATGCGGTGATCACCAACTCCACCTATGACGGACTGTTGTACAACACCACCTGGATTAAAGAAACCCTCGACGTGCCGTCGATCCATTTTGACTCTGCCTGGGTACCCTACACCCATTTTCACTCGATCTATCAGGGAAAAAGCGGCATGAGCGGCGATCGCATTGCGGGGAAAGTTATCTTTGAAACGCAGTCGACGCATAAAATGCTGGCGGCGCTGTCGCAGGCTTCGCTTATCCATATTAAAGGCAGCTACGACGAAGATACCTTTAATGAAGCTTTTATGATGCATACCTCGACCTCGCCGAGCTACCCGATTGTCGCCTCCATCGAAACGGCTGCGGCGATGCTTCGTGGTAATTCCGGCAAGCGCCTTATTCAGCGTTCAATTGAACGGGCGCTTGATTTTCGCAAAGAGGTGCAGCGGCTACGTGAAGAGTCTGACGGTTGGTTCTTTGATATCTGGCAGCCGGAAGAGGTGGGTGAGGCACAGTGCTGGCCAGTCGCACCGGGTGAACAGTGGCACGGCTTTCATGATGCCGATGATGACCATATGTTCCTCGACCCGGTGAAAGTGACCATTCTGACACCCGGAATGGATGAGCAAGGTAACATGGATAATGAGGGTATCCCAGCCTCGCTGGTGGCGAAGTTCCTTGATGAACGCGGTGTGGTGGTTGAAAAAACTGGACCGTATAACCTGTTGTTTCTTTTCAGTATCGGCATTGATAAAACCCGCGCAATGGGGCTGCTGCGTGGGCTGACGGAATTTAAGCGCTCTTACGATCTGAATCTGCGAGTGAAAAATATGTTGCCGGATCTCTATGCGGAAGATCCGGATTTTTATCGCAACATGCGCATTCAGGAACTAGCTCAGGGCATTCATCGCTTGATTCGCCAGCATCAGCTTTCTCAACTGATGCTGCGTGCCTTTGATGTTCTGCCCGAGATGAAAATGACACCTTACCGAGCCTGGCAGCGGCAAATCAAAGGTGAAGTGGAGACCATTGAGCTGGAGAATCTGATCGGGCGCATTTCAGCCACTATGATCCTGCCGTATCCACCGGGGGTACCGCTGCTGATGCCTGGGGAAATGATTACCGAAGAGAGCCGGGCGGTACTCGATTTCCTGTTAATGCTGTGTTCGATTGGGCGCCATTACCCGGGTTTTGAAACCGATATCCACGGGGCGAAACGTGATGAAGACGGTGTGTATTGGGTTCGAGTCTTAAAAAATGACTAA
- the accA gene encoding acetyl-CoA carboxylase carboxyl transferase subunit alpha: MSLNFLDFEQPIAELEAKIDSLTAVSRQDEKLDINIDEEVHRLREKSVELTRKIFADLGAWQVAQLARHPRRPYTLDYVRLAFDEFDELAGDRAYADDKAIVGGIARLDGRPVMIIGHQKGRETKEKIRRNFGMPAPEGYRKALRLMEMAERFKMPIITFIDTPGAYPGVGAEERGQSEAIARNLREMSRLSVPVICTVIGEGGSGGALAIGVGDKVNMLQYSTYSVISPEGCASILWKSADKAPLAAEAMGIVAPRLKELKLIDSIIPEPLGGAHRNPEAMAASLKAQLLADLADLDTLNEEELLNRRYQRLMSYGYA; encoded by the coding sequence ATGAGTCTGAATTTCCTTGATTTTGAACAGCCGATTGCAGAGCTGGAAGCGAAAATCGATTCTCTGACTGCGGTAAGCCGCCAGGATGAGAAACTGGATATTAATATCGATGAAGAAGTGCATCGCCTGCGCGAAAAAAGCGTAGAGCTGACGCGCAAGATCTTCGCCGATCTTGGCGCATGGCAGGTCGCTCAGCTGGCGCGCCATCCACGTCGCCCATACACCCTGGATTATGTTCGCTTGGCTTTCGACGAATTCGACGAACTGGCTGGTGACCGCGCTTACGCTGACGATAAAGCTATCGTCGGTGGGATTGCGCGTCTGGACGGGCGTCCGGTGATGATTATCGGCCACCAAAAAGGGCGCGAAACCAAAGAGAAAATTCGTCGCAACTTCGGGATGCCGGCACCAGAAGGCTATCGTAAGGCGTTGCGTCTGATGGAGATGGCTGAGCGTTTTAAAATGCCCATCATCACTTTCATCGACACTCCAGGGGCTTACCCGGGAGTAGGAGCGGAAGAACGCGGCCAGTCTGAAGCGATTGCCCGTAACCTGCGTGAAATGTCACGTCTGAGCGTACCGGTTATCTGCACCGTGATTGGTGAAGGTGGTTCCGGCGGCGCACTGGCTATTGGCGTAGGCGATAAAGTGAATATGCTGCAGTACAGCACTTATTCCGTTATCTCCCCGGAAGGCTGTGCTTCCATTCTGTGGAAGAGCGCCGACAAAGCGCCGCTGGCCGCTGAAGCGATGGGTATCGTCGCTCCGCGTCTTAAAGAGCTGAAGCTGATCGACTCTATCATTCCGGAACCGCTGGGCGGTGCGCATCGCAATCCGGAAGCGATGGCGGCGAGCTTGAAAGCTCAACTGCTGGCTGACCTGGCTGACCTCGACACTCTGAATGAAGAAGAGCTGCTCAACCGTCGCTATCAGCGTCTGATGAGCTACGGTTACGCCTGA
- the dnaE gene encoding DNA polymerase III subunit alpha — protein sequence MAEPRFVHLRVHSDYSMIDGLAKTGPLVKKAAALGMPALAITDFTNLCGLVKFYGTGHGAGIKPIVGADFHVQSDLMGDELTELTVLAANNVGYQNLTLLISRAYQRGYGALGPWIDRDWLVEHQEGLILLSGARKGDVGVSLTRGNMALVEQCVSFYQQYFPDRYYLELIRTGRADEESYLHAAVQLAEECGLPVVATNDVRFLETGDFDAHEIRVAIHDGFTLDDPKRPRNYSPQQYMRSEEEMCELFSDIPEALENTVEIAKRCNVTVRLGEYFLPQFPTGEMSTEDFLVVKSKEGLEERLEFLFPDPEKRAESRPPYDERLDIELQVINQMGFPGYFLIVMEFIQWSKDNGVPVGPGRGSGAGSLVAYALKITDLDPLEFDLLFERFLNPERVSMPDFDVDFCMEKRDRVIEHVAEMYGRDAVSQIITFGTMAAKAVIRDVGRVLGHPYGFVDRISKLVPPDPGMTLAKAFEAEPQLPEIYEADEEVKALIDMARKLEGVTRNAGKHAGGVVIAPTKITDFAPLYCDDQGQNPVTQFDKNDVEYAGLVKFDFLGLRTLTIIDWALKMINPRRAKQGLEPIDIAAIPLDDKKSFDMLQRSETTAVFQLESRGMKDLIKRLQPDCFEDMIALVALFRPGPLQSGMVDNFIDRKHGREEISYPDVQWQHECLKPVLEPTYGIILYQEQVMQIAQELSGYTLGGADMLRRAMGKKKPEEMAKQRGTFEEGAKKRGVDGELAMKIFDLVEKFAGYGFNKSHSAAYALVSYQTLWLKAHYPAEFMAAVMTADMDNTEKVVGLVDECWRMGLKILPPDINSGLYHFHVNDDGEIVYGIGAIKGVGEGPIEAIIEARNQGGYFRELFDLCARTDIKKLNRRVLEKLIMSGAFDRLGPHRAALMNSLSDALKAADQHAKAEAIGQADMFGVLAEEPEQIEQSYANCQPWPEQVVLDGERETLGLYLTGHPINQYLREIERYVGGVRLKDMHPTDRGKVTTAAGLVIAARVMVTKRGNRIGICTLDDRSGRLEVMLFTDALDKYQQLLEKDRILIVSGQVSFDDFSGGLKMTAREVMDIDEAREKYARGLAISLTDRQIDDQLLNRLRQSLEPHRSGTIPVHLYYQRADARARLRFGATWRVSPSDRLLNDLRGLIGSEQVELEFD from the coding sequence ATGGCTGAACCACGTTTCGTACACCTGCGGGTGCACAGCGACTATTCCATGATCGATGGCCTGGCGAAAACCGGGCCGTTAGTGAAAAAGGCGGCCGCGCTCGGTATGCCTGCGCTGGCGATCACTGATTTTACCAACCTCTGTGGGCTGGTGAAGTTCTATGGAACGGGACATGGCGCCGGGATTAAACCGATTGTCGGTGCGGATTTTCACGTCCAGAGCGATTTGATGGGTGATGAGCTGACTGAACTAACGGTGCTGGCAGCGAATAACGTCGGCTATCAAAACCTGACGCTGCTAATCTCCCGCGCTTATCAACGCGGTTACGGCGCATTAGGGCCGTGGATCGATCGCGACTGGTTGGTTGAACATCAGGAAGGCCTCATTCTGTTATCTGGCGCGCGCAAGGGTGACGTTGGCGTAAGCCTGACGCGCGGTAACATGGCGCTGGTCGAGCAGTGCGTCTCTTTTTATCAGCAGTATTTTCCCGATCGTTACTATTTAGAGCTGATCCGCACTGGACGCGCTGATGAAGAGAGCTATCTTCATGCGGCTGTGCAACTGGCGGAAGAGTGCGGTTTACCCGTTGTTGCGACTAACGATGTCCGTTTTCTGGAAACCGGCGACTTTGATGCGCATGAAATTCGCGTAGCCATACACGACGGTTTTACCCTTGATGATCCTAAGCGACCACGCAACTACTCGCCGCAGCAATATATGCGCAGCGAGGAGGAGATGTGCGAGCTGTTCTCTGATATTCCCGAGGCGCTGGAAAATACCGTTGAAATCGCCAAACGTTGCAACGTTACCGTGCGGCTTGGCGAATACTTCCTGCCGCAGTTCCCGACCGGGGAAATGTCGACAGAAGACTTTCTCGTCGTCAAATCAAAAGAGGGACTGGAAGAGCGCCTCGAATTTTTATTCCCGGATCCTGAAAAGCGCGCAGAATCCCGCCCTCCATATGATGAACGTCTGGATATTGAACTTCAGGTTATCAACCAGATGGGGTTCCCGGGTTACTTCCTGATCGTTATGGAGTTTATTCAGTGGTCGAAAGATAACGGCGTGCCGGTAGGTCCTGGGCGAGGCTCCGGTGCGGGTTCGCTGGTGGCCTATGCGCTGAAAATTACCGACCTGGACCCGCTAGAGTTTGACCTGCTGTTTGAACGTTTCCTTAACCCGGAACGTGTCTCAATGCCCGACTTCGACGTTGACTTCTGTATGGAGAAACGTGACAGGGTTATCGAACATGTGGCGGAGATGTACGGTCGTGACGCGGTCTCGCAGATTATTACCTTTGGTACGATGGCGGCGAAAGCGGTTATCCGCGACGTGGGCCGCGTGCTGGGACATCCATACGGGTTTGTTGACCGCATATCCAAGCTAGTGCCGCCCGATCCGGGTATGACCCTGGCAAAAGCTTTTGAGGCTGAACCACAGCTTCCGGAAATTTACGAAGCCGATGAAGAAGTCAAAGCGCTGATCGATATGGCGCGTAAGCTGGAAGGGGTCACGCGTAACGCGGGTAAACATGCCGGTGGTGTCGTTATCGCGCCGACTAAAATTACCGATTTCGCTCCGCTATATTGCGACGATCAGGGGCAAAACCCGGTTACTCAGTTCGATAAAAACGACGTGGAATACGCGGGGCTGGTGAAGTTCGACTTCCTTGGCTTGCGTACGCTGACGATCATCGACTGGGCGTTGAAAATGATCAATCCGCGCCGGGCGAAGCAGGGCCTGGAGCCGATAGATATCGCGGCTATCCCGCTCGACGATAAAAAAAGCTTCGATATGCTGCAGCGTTCGGAAACCACAGCGGTATTCCAGCTTGAATCCCGCGGCATGAAAGACCTGATCAAACGCCTGCAGCCCGACTGCTTCGAAGATATGATAGCCCTGGTGGCCCTGTTTCGTCCAGGCCCGCTGCAGTCGGGCATGGTAGATAACTTTATTGACCGTAAGCACGGCCGTGAAGAAATCTCCTATCCAGACGTGCAGTGGCAGCATGAATGCTTGAAACCGGTACTGGAGCCAACCTACGGCATCATTCTGTACCAGGAACAGGTCATGCAGATTGCCCAGGAGCTTTCCGGCTATACCCTCGGCGGCGCTGACATGCTGCGTCGTGCGATGGGTAAGAAAAAGCCGGAAGAGATGGCCAAGCAGCGTGGCACCTTTGAAGAAGGGGCTAAAAAGCGCGGCGTTGATGGCGAGCTGGCGATGAAAATCTTTGACCTGGTGGAGAAATTCGCGGGTTACGGATTTAACAAATCGCACTCCGCCGCTTATGCTTTAGTTTCTTACCAGACGCTGTGGTTGAAGGCACACTATCCGGCCGAGTTTATGGCGGCGGTAATGACCGCGGATATGGACAACACCGAGAAAGTGGTTGGGCTGGTGGATGAATGCTGGCGGATGGGGCTGAAAATCCTGCCGCCGGATATTAACTCTGGCCTGTACCATTTCCACGTCAATGACGATGGCGAAATCGTTTATGGTATCGGCGCCATCAAAGGCGTTGGTGAAGGCCCGATTGAAGCGATCATTGAAGCGCGTAACCAGGGCGGTTATTTCCGTGAGCTGTTTGATCTTTGCGCGCGAACTGATATCAAAAAGCTAAACCGTCGGGTACTGGAAAAACTGATTATGTCCGGGGCGTTTGACCGCCTCGGCCCGCATCGCGCGGCGTTGATGAATTCGTTGAGCGATGCGCTGAAAGCTGCCGATCAGCACGCCAAAGCTGAAGCGATTGGCCAGGCTGATATGTTTGGCGTTCTGGCAGAAGAGCCGGAACAAATTGAACAATCCTACGCTAACTGCCAGCCATGGCCGGAACAGGTGGTGCTGGATGGCGAAAGGGAGACCCTGGGGCTGTATCTGACCGGGCACCCGATTAACCAGTATCTGAGAGAGATCGAACGCTATGTTGGCGGCGTACGACTCAAAGACATGCATCCGACCGATCGTGGTAAAGTGACCACGGCGGCGGGGCTCGTTATTGCGGCGCGGGTCATGGTCACCAAGCGCGGCAATCGTATCGGCATCTGTACGCTGGATGACCGTTCCGGGCGTCTGGAGGTGATGTTATTCACCGATGCCCTGGATAAATACCAGCAATTGCTGGAAAAAGACCGCATACTTATCGTCAGCGGACAGGTCAGCTTTGATGACTTCAGCGGGGGGCTTAAAATGACCGCTCGTGAAGTCATGGACATTGACGAAGCCCGGGAAAAATATGCTCGCGGGCTTGCTATCTCGCTGACGGACAGGCAAATTGATGACCAGCTTTTAAACCGACTCCGTCAGTCTCTGGAACCCCATCGTTCGGGAACCATTCCAGTACACCTCTATTATCAGAGGGCGGATGCGCGCGCGCGGTTGCGTTTTGGCGCAACATGGCGCGTCTCTCCGAGCGATCGTTTACTCAACGATCTGCGTGGCCTTATCGGCTCGGAGCAGGTGGAACTGGAGTTTGACTAA
- the rnhB gene encoding ribonuclease HII yields the protein MMEFVYPHTHLVAGVDEVGRGPLVGAVVTAAVILDPAKPIVGLNDSKKLSEKRRLALFDEIKEKALCWSLGRAEPHEIDELNILHATMLAMQRAVAGLSISPEFVLIDGNRCPPLPTPSLAVVKGDSRVAEISAASILAKVTRDAEMTELDRQFPQYGFAQHKGYPTAFHLQKLLEHGVIEQYRRSFGPVKRALGLAS from the coding sequence ATGATGGAATTCGTTTACCCGCATACCCATCTGGTTGCCGGAGTCGATGAAGTCGGACGCGGTCCGCTGGTTGGCGCGGTAGTGACTGCGGCGGTGATTCTTGACCCGGCAAAACCGATTGTGGGCCTTAATGACTCCAAAAAGTTAAGTGAAAAACGCCGCCTTGCGCTCTTTGATGAGATAAAAGAAAAAGCGCTGTGCTGGAGCCTCGGTCGTGCGGAGCCGCATGAGATCGATGAACTGAATATTTTACATGCGACTATGCTGGCAATGCAGCGCGCCGTTGCTGGCTTGAGTATTTCCCCTGAGTTTGTTCTTATTGATGGTAACCGCTGTCCGCCGCTACCGACACCTTCGCTGGCTGTTGTTAAAGGCGATAGTCGAGTCGCGGAAATCAGCGCCGCGTCTATTCTGGCGAAAGTGACGCGCGATGCTGAAATGACCGAACTGGATCGGCAATTCCCCCAGTACGGTTTTGCACAACACAAAGGTTATCCCACCGCTTTTCATCTGCAAAAGCTGCTGGAACATGGCGTAATCGAACAATATCGGCGCAGCTTTGGCCCGGTAAAACGCGCACTGGGCCTGGCGTCCTGA
- the lpxB gene encoding lipid-A-disaccharide synthase, with amino-acid sequence MTESRPLTIALVAGETSGDILGAGLIRALKARIPDARFVGVAGPLMQAEGCEAWYEMEELAVMGIVEVLGRLRRLLHIRADLTRRFTELKPDVFVGIDAPDFNITLEGNLKKQGIKTIHYVSPSVWAWRQKRVFKIGRSTDLVLAFLPFEKAFYDKFNVPCRFIGHTMADAMPLDPDKGAARDRLGIAREVHCLALLPGSRGAEVEMLSADFLKTAQILRGYYPDLEVVVPLVNVKRREQFERIKAETAPDLAVHMLDGQARDAMIASDAALLASGTAALECMLAKCPMVVGYRMKPLTFWLAKRLVKTDYVSLPNLLAGRELVKELLQDECQPQALADALKPLLADGKTSHDMHETFRALHQQIRCNADEQAADAVLELAK; translated from the coding sequence ATGACTGAATCGCGTCCCCTGACGATTGCCCTGGTCGCCGGAGAAACCTCCGGCGATATTCTTGGCGCAGGTCTTATTCGAGCGCTCAAAGCCCGCATACCTGATGCCCGCTTTGTTGGCGTTGCCGGGCCATTGATGCAGGCCGAAGGCTGCGAAGCCTGGTATGAGATGGAAGAGCTGGCGGTGATGGGCATTGTGGAAGTGTTGGGGCGCCTGCGTCGACTGCTGCATATTCGCGCCGATCTCACCCGTCGATTCACCGAACTTAAGCCAGATGTTTTCGTTGGTATTGATGCGCCTGATTTCAATATTACCCTCGAAGGTAATCTCAAGAAGCAGGGTATCAAAACTATCCATTACGTCAGTCCGTCGGTGTGGGCATGGCGGCAAAAACGCGTTTTCAAAATTGGCAGATCCACCGATCTGGTGCTGGCATTTCTGCCTTTCGAAAAAGCGTTTTATGACAAATTCAACGTTCCCTGCCGGTTTATCGGTCACACGATGGCGGATGCGATGCCGCTGGATCCGGACAAAGGCGCCGCGCGCGACCGCTTGGGAATTGCCCGTGAAGTACACTGTCTGGCGCTACTGCCCGGTAGCCGTGGGGCTGAAGTCGAGATGCTTAGCGCCGATTTCCTGAAAACGGCGCAGATCCTGCGAGGCTATTACCCTGACCTGGAAGTGGTTGTGCCACTGGTCAATGTGAAGCGTCGGGAGCAGTTTGAGCGTATCAAAGCGGAAACGGCACCGGATCTTGCGGTGCATATGCTGGACGGTCAGGCGCGAGACGCGATGATAGCAAGCGATGCCGCGCTACTGGCTTCCGGTACGGCTGCGCTGGAGTGCATGCTGGCGAAGTGTCCGATGGTGGTTGGTTATCGTATGAAGCCATTAACCTTCTGGCTGGCGAAACGGCTGGTGAAGACCGACTATGTGTCGTTGCCAAATCTCCTGGCCGGACGTGAACTGGTCAAAGAGCTGTTGCAGGACGAGTGCCAGCCGCAGGCGTTAGCCGACGCGCTGAAGCCGCTGCTGGCCGATGGTAAAACCAGCCACGATATGCATGAAACCTTCCGCGCCCTGCATCAGCAGATCCGCTGCAACGCTGATGAGCAGGCGGCGGACGCAGTACTGGAGTTAGCAAAATGA
- the lpxA gene encoding acyl-ACP--UDP-N-acetylglucosamine O-acyltransferase: MIDKTAFIHPSSIVEEGAVIGANVHIGPFCIVGANVEIGEGTVLKSHVVINGHTKIGRDNEIYQFASIGEVNQDLKYAGEPTRVEIGDRNRIRESVTIHRGTVQGGGLTKVGSDNLLMINAHVAHDCTLGNRCILANNATLAGHVSLDDFVIIGGMTAVHQFCIIGAHVMVGGCSGVAQDVPPFVIAQGNHATPFGVNIEGLKRRGFSREAITAIRNAYKLLYRSGKTLDEAKPEIAELAAQYPEVQAFSDFFARSTRGLIR; this comes from the coding sequence GTGATTGATAAAACCGCCTTTATTCATCCTTCCTCCATTGTAGAAGAAGGCGCCGTTATTGGTGCTAACGTTCACATTGGTCCGTTTTGTATTGTTGGCGCTAACGTCGAAATTGGCGAAGGCACCGTACTGAAGTCTCATGTTGTCATTAATGGTCATACCAAAATTGGCCGCGATAACGAGATCTATCAGTTCGCTTCCATCGGCGAAGTTAACCAGGATCTGAAATATGCTGGTGAACCAACCCGTGTGGAAATTGGCGATCGCAACCGCATCCGCGAAAGCGTCACCATTCATCGTGGCACAGTACAGGGCGGTGGATTAACGAAGGTGGGCAGCGATAACCTGCTGATGATCAACGCGCACGTGGCGCACGATTGTACGCTTGGCAACCGCTGTATTCTGGCCAATAACGCGACGCTTGCTGGCCATGTCTCGCTGGATGATTTTGTTATCATCGGCGGCATGACCGCAGTACATCAATTCTGCATCATCGGCGCACATGTCATGGTTGGCGGCTGCTCCGGTGTTGCGCAAGATGTTCCGCCGTTTGTTATTGCTCAGGGCAACCACGCAACGCCGTTTGGCGTCAATATCGAAGGGCTCAAACGCCGCGGTTTCAGCCGTGAGGCGATCACCGCGATTCGTAACGCGTATAAGCTGCTGTACCGCAGCGGCAAAACGCTGGACGAAGCGAAACCCGAGATTGCCGAGCTGGCGGCACAATACCCTGAAGTTCAGGCATTCAGCGACTTCTTTGCCCGCTCTACGCGCGGCCTGATTCGTTAA
- the fabZ gene encoding 3-hydroxyacyl-ACP dehydratase FabZ, producing the protein MTTDTHTLHIEEILELLPHRYPFLLVDRVLDFEEGRFLRAVKNVSVNEPFFQGHFPGKPILPGVLILEAMAQATGILAFKSVGKLEPGELYYFAGIDEARFKRPVVPGDQMIMEVTFEKTRRGLTRFKGVALVDGKVVCEATMMCARSREA; encoded by the coding sequence TTGACTACTGACACTCATACTCTGCACATTGAAGAGATTCTGGAACTTCTCCCTCACCGTTACCCGTTCCTGCTGGTAGATCGCGTGCTGGATTTTGAAGAAGGTCGTTTTCTGCGCGCAGTAAAAAATGTTTCTGTAAATGAGCCGTTTTTCCAGGGGCACTTCCCTGGTAAGCCGATTTTACCGGGTGTACTGATTCTGGAAGCAATGGCGCAGGCCACCGGCATTCTGGCATTCAAAAGCGTGGGAAAACTGGAGCCGGGTGAGCTGTATTATTTTGCCGGGATCGACGAAGCGCGTTTCAAACGTCCGGTCGTACCTGGCGATCAAATGATTATGGAAGTCACTTTTGAGAAAACCCGTCGCGGCCTGACTCGTTTCAAAGGCGTTGCGCTGGTTGATGGAAAAGTGGTTTGCGAAGCAACGATGATGTGTGCCCGTAGCCGGGAGGCCTGA